The Coraliomargarita sinensis genome has a segment encoding these proteins:
- a CDS encoding rhamnulokinase: MSQNKVYLAVDLGAGSGRVLAGEFDGKHIELHELNRFENIGLELPSGSHCNVPALYQNILDGLRIAADRYGDAVISLGIDTWGVDYGLLDKDGRLLGIPYFYRDSRTQSMMEKAEQIVPKEKIYEATGIQFMFFNSLYQLLSEVEGRNSGLQVAEDLLFIPDLLGYWLTGKKVQERSIASTSQLYNPRKNDWDYELIEKFGLPKHLFKKLSDPGHVLGGLSEKVARRTGLNGTKVITVAGHDTASAVAAVPSQSATPAYLSSGTWSLLGLELPEPVINEQSLADGFTNEIGVGNTIRFLKNICGLWLIQQSRRYWRAAGEDIAYSKMAAFAAEAEPFRSFIDPDSPLFVEEGHMPEKIQQYCKKTGQAVPETKGQIIRCIYESLALRYAEVWQKLLEYTETPPKTLHIVGGGCQDKLLNQFTANALGMQVAACPVEATSLGNILVQMMNDGAIKDLQEGREIVLNSSLVERYEPEAQEAWAAQRDRFADVISGTARSETDFSI, encoded by the coding sequence ATGAGTCAGAATAAAGTTTATCTCGCAGTCGATCTTGGTGCTGGCAGTGGACGTGTCCTCGCCGGAGAGTTCGACGGAAAACACATTGAGCTGCATGAGCTCAACCGATTCGAAAATATCGGCCTCGAACTACCCAGCGGTTCACACTGCAATGTGCCGGCACTCTACCAGAATATACTGGATGGCCTGAGAATTGCCGCAGACAGATACGGCGATGCGGTCATCAGCCTAGGCATCGATACCTGGGGCGTGGATTATGGCCTCCTGGATAAGGACGGACGTCTCCTGGGCATCCCCTACTTCTATCGCGATAGCCGGACTCAATCCATGATGGAGAAGGCCGAACAGATCGTGCCAAAGGAAAAGATCTATGAGGCGACGGGCATACAGTTCATGTTCTTCAACTCACTCTACCAATTACTCTCAGAGGTCGAAGGCCGGAACTCGGGCCTGCAAGTCGCGGAAGACCTGCTCTTCATTCCCGACCTCCTCGGTTACTGGCTCACCGGTAAAAAAGTCCAGGAACGCAGCATCGCCAGTACGTCCCAGCTCTACAATCCAAGGAAGAACGACTGGGATTACGAGCTGATCGAAAAGTTTGGCCTCCCGAAGCATCTTTTCAAAAAGCTCAGCGATCCGGGCCACGTGCTCGGCGGGCTGAGCGAAAAAGTCGCCCGCAGAACCGGCCTAAACGGGACCAAAGTTATCACCGTGGCCGGCCACGACACTGCCAGCGCCGTTGCCGCCGTTCCCAGCCAGTCAGCCACTCCGGCTTACCTGAGCAGTGGCACCTGGTCGCTGCTCGGGCTAGAACTACCCGAACCGGTCATCAACGAGCAATCGCTAGCGGACGGTTTCACCAATGAAATCGGCGTCGGCAACACCATACGTTTTTTGAAAAACATTTGCGGTCTCTGGCTCATCCAGCAGAGCCGCCGCTACTGGCGGGCCGCGGGCGAGGATATCGCTTACAGCAAAATGGCTGCTTTCGCGGCAGAGGCGGAACCATTCCGCAGCTTCATCGATCCGGACAGCCCGCTCTTTGTCGAAGAAGGCCACATGCCGGAAAAAATTCAGCAATACTGTAAGAAGACAGGTCAAGCCGTGCCGGAGACCAAAGGCCAGATCATCCGCTGCATTTACGAGAGTCTGGCACTGCGTTACGCCGAGGTTTGGCAGAAACTGCTCGAGTACACGGAAACACCCCCGAAGACGCTTCACATCGTGGGCGGCGGCTGCCAGGACAAGCTGCTCAACCAATTCACCGCCAATGCGCTCGGCATGCAAGTCGCTGCATGCCCGGTGGAAGCCACGTCACTGGGCAACATTCTGGTCCAGATGATGAATGACGGCGCGATCAAGGATTTGCAGGAGGGTCGCGAGATCGTGCTGAACTCCTCACTGGTCGAACGCTATGAACCGGAGGCGCAGGAGGCATGGGCCGCCCAGAGAGACCGCTTTGCCGATGTCATCTCCGGCACCGCAAGAAGTGAAACCGACTTCTCTATTTAA
- the mqo gene encoding malate dehydrogenase (quinone) has protein sequence MKSENHIDNPDVILIGSGIMSATLGAVLKQLDPRLRIQLYEVAEELAMEASNGWHNAGTGHAGLCELSYTPDYGPDGEVKVDKAIEIFNQFEQSLQFWGYAVRNGMIQNPKDFINPVPHLSFVYGQEQVDFLRSRHRQMTKHHFFSEMEYTEDRETIREWAPLILEGRDPEEPVAMTRMPHGTDVNFGALATHLIEWLGKQEGCGYATLHRVTDLTRNAAGGWDVEVKNVEAGKTFTNQAKFVFIGAGGGSLPLLQKSGIDEAKGFGGFPIGGQWLISKNPELVNQHNAKVYGMSPGAAPTMAVPHLDTRVIDGEKSLLFGPYAAWTTKFLHEKGSALDLPGSIRFDNIGSLIKVGLGNIPLVRYLIQQGTQSMQTRMGELQNFFPGAKQDDWDLIDAGIRVQAIKKEDGDAGIVHFGTEVVTDADRTLSALLGASPGASVSTNIIVEIIKKCFAQKLEESECHERMKTMIPSYDEDLIDPSMAERQEKLNREALTSLQVMY, from the coding sequence ATGAAAAGCGAAAATCATATTGATAATCCCGATGTCATTCTCATCGGAAGCGGTATCATGTCGGCCACTCTCGGTGCCGTCCTCAAGCAGTTGGATCCCCGCCTGCGGATCCAGCTTTACGAAGTTGCGGAAGAGCTCGCCATGGAAGCGTCCAACGGCTGGCACAACGCCGGTACCGGCCACGCCGGGCTCTGCGAGCTCAGCTATACGCCCGACTATGGTCCCGACGGGGAGGTCAAAGTCGACAAGGCCATCGAGATTTTCAATCAGTTCGAGCAGTCCCTCCAGTTTTGGGGCTACGCGGTGCGTAACGGGATGATCCAAAACCCGAAGGACTTCATCAACCCGGTCCCCCACCTCAGTTTTGTTTACGGTCAGGAGCAGGTCGACTTTCTGCGCTCGCGCCACCGCCAGATGACGAAGCACCATTTCTTCAGCGAGATGGAATACACCGAGGACCGCGAAACGATCCGCGAGTGGGCCCCACTCATTCTCGAGGGCCGCGATCCGGAGGAACCGGTGGCCATGACCCGGATGCCGCACGGTACCGACGTCAACTTCGGCGCGTTGGCCACCCACCTGATCGAGTGGCTGGGTAAGCAGGAGGGCTGCGGCTATGCCACCCTCCACCGCGTCACCGATCTGACGCGCAACGCCGCGGGTGGTTGGGATGTGGAAGTAAAGAACGTCGAAGCCGGCAAGACTTTTACCAACCAGGCTAAGTTCGTCTTTATCGGAGCCGGCGGCGGCAGCCTCCCGCTCCTGCAAAAGTCGGGCATCGATGAAGCCAAGGGCTTCGGCGGCTTCCCCATCGGCGGCCAATGGCTCATCTCCAAAAACCCCGAACTGGTCAACCAGCACAACGCAAAGGTCTACGGCATGTCCCCGGGGGCCGCCCCCACCATGGCGGTACCGCACCTGGACACCCGGGTGATCGACGGGGAGAAATCCCTTCTCTTCGGCCCCTACGCCGCCTGGACCACCAAGTTCCTCCACGAAAAAGGCAGCGCCTTAGACCTGCCCGGCTCCATCCGCTTCGACAACATCGGCTCGCTCATCAAGGTCGGACTCGGCAACATTCCGTTGGTTCGCTACCTGATCCAACAAGGCACCCAAAGCATGCAAACCCGGATGGGGGAGCTGCAGAACTTCTTCCCCGGCGCAAAGCAAGATGACTGGGACCTCATCGACGCCGGCATCCGCGTGCAGGCGATCAAGAAGGAAGACGGCGACGCCGGCATCGTCCACTTCGGCACCGAGGTGGTGACCGATGCGGACCGCACGCTCTCCGCCCTGCTGGGCGCCTCCCCGGGCGCCTCGGTTTCCACCAACATCATCGTCGAGATCATCAAGAAGTGCTTCGCCCAAAAACTGGAAGAAAGCGAGTGCCACGAGCGCATGAAGACCATGATCCCCAGCTACGACGAAGACCTGATCGATCCGTCCATGGCAGAGCGCCAGGAAAAGCTCAACCGGGAAGCCCTGACCTCGCTTCAGGTCATGTACTAG
- a CDS encoding PfkB family carbohydrate kinase, with protein sequence MSAIMQKYVDYINNFNGNILLGCDGFVDETYEIVEERRSQTDYTAMPKLKNFGELLVERADGGVGVELVWKRRCEGGCGINTGRIAACLGIKPILPGLYGDKEIDPAFEEFRDSCEILSLGDPALTIALEFPDGKVLMSDLKAVSNLTWADVQQRLGEAKLKEIFKDLDILGLGYWSLTSNFDDIFKGFMAECEASGNFPGRMFFDFADIKKKSSEAFLKTLDLVQRYNDRVPLTFSLNEHEVFELFARIGVERPPLEPAAIAEALKVAREKIGFDELVVHTPDFGAASSAKDGEAYALQERQTEVVRLAGAGDSFNGGYLCASLGDLPLKERLVIANAATAFFVCNATGPTREQLIAQIEKAKDK encoded by the coding sequence ATGAGCGCGATAATGCAAAAATACGTCGATTACATTAACAACTTTAACGGGAACATCCTGCTGGGCTGTGACGGCTTCGTGGACGAGACTTACGAGATCGTCGAGGAGCGACGGAGCCAGACCGACTACACCGCCATGCCCAAGCTGAAGAATTTTGGCGAGCTGCTGGTCGAGCGCGCGGACGGCGGGGTCGGTGTCGAGCTGGTCTGGAAGCGCCGCTGCGAAGGCGGCTGCGGCATCAACACCGGACGCATCGCCGCTTGCCTAGGGATCAAACCCATCCTTCCAGGCCTTTACGGTGACAAGGAGATCGATCCGGCCTTTGAGGAATTCAGGGACAGCTGCGAAATCCTCAGCCTGGGCGACCCGGCCTTGACCATCGCGCTCGAGTTCCCGGATGGCAAGGTGCTCATGAGCGACCTGAAGGCCGTCTCCAATCTCACATGGGCGGATGTGCAACAACGGTTGGGTGAGGCCAAGCTCAAGGAAATTTTCAAAGACCTCGACATTCTCGGGCTCGGCTACTGGTCGCTCACGTCCAACTTCGACGATATCTTCAAGGGCTTTATGGCCGAATGCGAAGCCAGCGGCAACTTCCCCGGGCGTATGTTCTTTGACTTCGCCGACATCAAGAAGAAGTCCAGCGAGGCCTTCCTGAAAACCCTGGACCTGGTCCAAAGATACAACGACCGGGTGCCCCTCACCTTCAGCCTGAACGAGCACGAGGTCTTCGAACTCTTCGCCCGGATCGGGGTTGAGCGCCCTCCCCTCGAACCGGCCGCCATCGCCGAAGCCCTGAAAGTCGCCCGCGAGAAAATCGGATTCGACGAGCTGGTCGTGCACACCCCCGACTTCGGAGCCGCCTCCAGCGCCAAGGATGGCGAAGCCTACGCCCTGCAGGAGCGCCAGACCGAAGTCGTCCGACTCGCCGGGGCCGGTGACAGCTTCAACGGCGGCTACCTCTGCGCCTCCCTCGGCGACCTGCCCCTCAAGGAACGCCTCGTCATCGCCAACGCCGCCACCGCCTTCTTCGTCTGCAACGCCACCGGCCCGACAAGAGAGCAACTGATCGCGCAAATCGAAAAGGCGAAGGATAAGTGA
- a CDS encoding aldose 1-epimerase family protein — protein sequence MKTLHKLPLLDPESGDDFQHIFLEADEGAAADWSVQSYTLRGGLQEGVQVVEIHNGKLHFAVLPTRGMGIWKGECGEITLGWDSPVKDPVNPAFINLEERGGLGWLKGFNEWFVRCGINSMGAPGIDTVTDYSGNSMDVPLTLHGKIANIPARAVSLEVTDGAIVLRGEVDETMMFGPALRLNVEIRTDLGSDAMTITDTVTNLGQNPQEHEMLYHINYGETLLENGSRFVAPFKQVAPRDPRSAEGIKTFDRYGDPQAGFVEQAYLYDLAAKRGSRETAVMLRNAAGNQASVLRFSLKDFPCFTQWKNTAARADGYVTGLEPATNYPNPRRFEREKGRVITLKGGESRNTTLTIEALDTKKAISEVEKEIRQLQKTVKGIVDPEPLGKFSG from the coding sequence ATGAAAACACTCCACAAACTCCCCCTCCTTGATCCGGAATCCGGTGACGACTTTCAACACATCTTTCTCGAAGCGGACGAAGGCGCGGCTGCTGATTGGTCGGTGCAGTCCTATACCCTGCGCGGCGGTCTTCAGGAAGGCGTACAGGTGGTCGAGATCCATAACGGCAAGCTCCACTTCGCCGTCCTCCCCACCCGCGGGATGGGCATCTGGAAGGGCGAATGCGGCGAGATCACACTCGGTTGGGACTCGCCGGTCAAGGATCCGGTTAACCCGGCTTTCATCAACCTGGAGGAACGCGGCGGACTCGGCTGGCTCAAAGGCTTCAACGAATGGTTCGTCCGCTGCGGGATTAACAGCATGGGCGCTCCCGGCATCGACACGGTGACCGACTACAGCGGCAACTCGATGGACGTGCCCCTCACCCTTCACGGCAAGATCGCCAACATCCCCGCCCGCGCTGTCTCGCTGGAAGTGACGGACGGGGCCATCGTCCTGCGCGGTGAGGTCGACGAAACCATGATGTTCGGTCCGGCCCTGCGCCTCAACGTCGAGATCCGCACCGACCTCGGTTCGGACGCCATGACCATCACCGACACCGTGACCAACCTCGGCCAGAACCCGCAGGAGCACGAGATGCTCTACCACATCAACTACGGGGAAACGCTTCTCGAAAATGGATCGCGATTCGTCGCGCCCTTCAAACAGGTGGCGCCACGCGACCCGCGCTCGGCCGAGGGCATTAAAACTTTCGACCGCTACGGCGACCCCCAGGCCGGCTTCGTCGAGCAGGCCTACCTCTACGACCTGGCCGCCAAACGGGGCAGCCGCGAGACCGCCGTCATGCTGCGCAACGCCGCCGGTAACCAGGCCTCCGTCCTGCGCTTTTCCCTGAAAGACTTCCCCTGCTTCACCCAGTGGAAAAATACCGCCGCCCGGGCCGACGGCTACGTCACCGGCCTGGAACCGGCGACCAACTACCCCAATCCCCGCCGCTTCGAACGGGAGAAAGGCCGGGTCATCACCCTCAAGGGCGGCGAGTCACGCAACACCACCCTGACCATCGAGGCACTCGATACCAAAAAAGCCATCAGCGAGGTGGAGAAGGAAATCCGCCAGCTGCAGAAGACCGTCAAAGGCATCGTCGATCCGGAACCGTTGGGCAAGTTTTCGGGCTAG
- a CDS encoding TIGR01458 family HAD-type hydrolase — translation MAKIKGVLLDLSGTLYSGSDRIEGTRRCLAELERRAIPYRFLTNTTTQSRARIVQKLASLGVVTKEEWILTPMAAACERFRADGFASAALFVAEEAKEDFSEIPEDRAHPDVVILGDLGREFDYDTLNQAFRLIADGAAFYALARNRCFESGGELFLDMGPFVEALAYASRKEPVCLGKPSKAFFENAVAELDVPAESVAVVGDDLESDVLGAMHNKLIGILVQTGKFNRDQLDQMEQKPDAVIESIAVLPELLSSS, via the coding sequence ATGGCTAAAATTAAAGGAGTGCTTCTCGACTTATCGGGCACGCTTTATTCCGGGAGCGACCGGATCGAGGGCACGCGGCGCTGCCTCGCCGAGCTTGAGAGGCGGGCCATACCGTACCGCTTCCTGACCAACACGACCACTCAATCGCGGGCGCGGATTGTGCAGAAGCTCGCCTCGCTGGGAGTCGTAACGAAAGAAGAATGGATCCTCACTCCCATGGCCGCGGCCTGTGAGCGCTTCCGGGCGGACGGGTTTGCCAGTGCCGCACTCTTCGTCGCCGAGGAAGCGAAAGAGGATTTTTCGGAAATTCCGGAAGACCGTGCGCACCCGGATGTGGTCATCCTCGGCGACCTCGGCCGCGAGTTTGACTACGACACCCTGAATCAGGCCTTTCGGTTGATCGCTGACGGTGCCGCCTTCTATGCGCTTGCCCGGAATCGATGCTTTGAGTCAGGTGGCGAGCTCTTTCTCGATATGGGGCCCTTTGTTGAGGCCCTGGCCTACGCCTCTCGAAAGGAACCAGTCTGCCTGGGGAAACCCTCCAAAGCCTTTTTTGAAAACGCGGTGGCCGAGCTTGATGTGCCGGCTGAATCGGTCGCTGTCGTCGGGGACGATTTGGAGAGCGATGTCCTTGGCGCCATGCATAACAAACTGATCGGGATCCTCGTGCAGACCGGAAAATTCAACCGGGATCAACTGGATCAAATGGAACAAAAGCCGGACGCGGTCATTGAGTCCATCGCGGTCCTGCCGGAACTGCTTTCAAGTTCTTGA
- a CDS encoding MGH1-like glycoside hydrolase domain-containing protein: MALTKRIVSWQERSTKNCALITMGSILSSNSLWVPFGLTLSCIFAPLAWATDVAAVKSGPFTRVAFQSEDIELQHLHDAAVARLQENLVAFTDSMQVLVEGGGYPNAWLETQPMGGEMFAKRNLQVGLNNQLIFMLTQRKDGRLPGMVIAGDTARRNGWDQDPPEAHIWMPEVDILADFEMFQGFCFPEPAWRIYHWIGRDRAYLKQLYYVLEGYDAYLWKTRDSNGDGVLETWAVWDTGEDASTRLEHRWAPNRWPFDKPPGAEGMPRPENPDDLRRYWHKGPREPMPTLEQVKVPFQSMDIMAYSYSARATLAKVAKELGNGKEAYWAEKAEEVRQSLVENLWDPERKACFDRDRDGEVLPELIHNNMRCMWYGIFTQEMADAWIEHHMLDPTTFWTPVPLPSIAINEPLFYNGKRNNWSGQPQGLTYQRAIDALENYGHYAEVTLLGQKLLPVLIQNNCRFTQQLDPMTGAPSGQRPDGYGPMMLAALEYLSRMQGIHLEVDEGRVWWSAVDPGAADFSYEQSWGDRSFRLSQEGGVMKAYVGRELVFTSSAGARVITDLSGKALEVVGATPEPVRFQLKRDTGMTDLLVQPNTVYAINEEGAEVKSSVPFNLPPAIN, translated from the coding sequence ATGGCACTGACTAAAAGGATTGTGTCATGGCAGGAACGGAGTACAAAGAACTGCGCACTTATTACCATGGGCAGTATTCTTTCATCTAATTCTCTCTGGGTGCCATTTGGGCTTACCTTAAGCTGTATCTTTGCTCCGCTCGCCTGGGCCACAGATGTGGCGGCCGTTAAGTCCGGGCCCTTCACCCGGGTCGCGTTTCAATCGGAGGACATCGAGTTGCAGCATCTGCACGACGCCGCGGTGGCACGCTTGCAGGAGAATCTGGTGGCATTTACCGATTCGATGCAGGTGCTGGTTGAGGGGGGCGGCTATCCCAACGCCTGGCTGGAGACGCAGCCGATGGGCGGGGAAATGTTTGCCAAGCGCAACCTGCAGGTGGGCCTGAACAATCAACTCATATTCATGCTCACGCAGCGCAAGGACGGGCGGCTGCCGGGCATGGTTATCGCTGGAGATACCGCGCGCCGCAACGGCTGGGATCAAGACCCGCCCGAGGCGCATATCTGGATGCCCGAAGTCGATATCCTGGCGGATTTTGAAATGTTTCAGGGCTTCTGCTTTCCCGAGCCAGCCTGGCGGATCTACCACTGGATCGGGCGAGATCGCGCCTATTTGAAGCAGCTCTATTACGTGCTGGAGGGCTACGATGCTTATCTCTGGAAAACCCGTGACTCCAACGGTGACGGTGTGCTGGAAACCTGGGCGGTCTGGGATACGGGCGAGGATGCCAGCACCCGCTTGGAACACCGCTGGGCTCCGAATCGCTGGCCCTTCGACAAGCCGCCGGGAGCCGAAGGCATGCCGCGCCCGGAAAATCCGGACGACCTGCGCCGCTATTGGCATAAGGGGCCCCGCGAGCCGATGCCGACCCTCGAGCAAGTGAAAGTGCCTTTCCAGTCCATGGACATTATGGCTTACAGCTACAGCGCCCGGGCCACGCTGGCCAAAGTCGCGAAGGAGCTCGGCAATGGCAAGGAGGCCTACTGGGCGGAGAAGGCGGAAGAGGTGCGCCAGTCGCTGGTCGAGAATCTCTGGGATCCGGAGCGCAAGGCCTGTTTCGATCGGGACCGCGACGGCGAAGTTCTGCCGGAGCTGATTCACAACAACATGCGTTGCATGTGGTATGGGATCTTTACCCAGGAGATGGCCGATGCCTGGATCGAACATCACATGCTTGACCCGACAACCTTCTGGACGCCCGTCCCGCTGCCTTCGATCGCGATCAACGAACCGCTTTTCTACAACGGAAAGCGGAACAATTGGAGCGGCCAGCCACAGGGACTGACCTATCAGCGTGCCATCGACGCGCTGGAAAACTACGGACATTATGCCGAGGTCACCTTGCTCGGACAAAAGCTGCTGCCCGTTCTGATTCAAAATAACTGCCGTTTTACCCAACAACTCGATCCCATGACCGGGGCGCCCTCCGGGCAGCGACCCGACGGCTACGGTCCCATGATGTTGGCCGCACTCGAATACCTTTCCCGGATGCAGGGCATCCACCTTGAGGTGGACGAGGGAAGAGTGTGGTGGTCGGCAGTCGATCCCGGGGCGGCCGATTTCAGTTACGAGCAGAGCTGGGGCGACCGCAGCTTCCGCCTGAGCCAGGAGGGCGGCGTGATGAAGGCCTATGTGGGCCGGGAGCTTGTCTTCACTAGCAGTGCGGGGGCACGGGTCATCACCGATCTGTCCGGCAAGGCTCTTGAAGTGGTCGGCGCAACGCCCGAACCGGTGCGCTTTCAATTGAAAAGAGACACGGGTATGACCGATTTGCTCGTGCAGCCCAATACGGTTTATGCGATTAACGAGGAGGGAGCCGAAGTGAAGTCGTCCGTGCCCTTTAATCTTCCACCGGCGATCAATTGA
- a CDS encoding DUF4148 domain-containing protein: protein MRQQLSENMLPTHNLASLMLKEINPKIACFKDRLIDHNPMKTVFTLLSVFSFALLTGCQSIPQADDAKGTSTGWLPLAQFNAELARLEKKQNGKNFWDEGHWVTSVDGRWNNGIAEYRMSYAEVPENEGYWWYWWFNQEESSFEQRKRYYSDEGFTMVHSQSYLNPEGEKRYQGVWHKIYPKN from the coding sequence ATGAGGCAACAGTTGAGTGAAAATATGTTGCCCACTCATAATCTCGCAAGCTTAATGCTAAAAGAGATAAACCCGAAAATTGCCTGCTTCAAGGATCGCCTCATCGACCATAACCCCATGAAAACAGTCTTCACATTACTCAGCGTATTCTCATTCGCCCTACTGACCGGATGCCAAAGCATTCCTCAAGCAGACGATGCAAAAGGAACCAGCACCGGATGGCTGCCGCTGGCACAATTCAATGCCGAACTCGCCCGGTTGGAAAAGAAACAAAACGGAAAGAATTTTTGGGACGAAGGACATTGGGTCACCTCGGTGGATGGGCGCTGGAACAATGGCATAGCCGAATACAGAATGAGTTATGCTGAAGTTCCCGAGAATGAAGGCTACTGGTGGTATTGGTGGTTCAATCAGGAGGAATCCTCATTCGAACAACGCAAGCGCTACTACAGCGATGAGGGGTTCACTATGGTGCACTCGCAGTCCTACCTAAATCCTGAGGGTGAGAAGCGATACCAAGGCGTTTGGCATAAGATTTATCCGAAGAACTAA
- a CDS encoding sulfatase, with protein MIQRHLICLLVALGFAQADVSRPNILLVLIDDMGPMDTSVPFLADSEGQPVKHPLNQFYHTPEMEKLAAQGFRSSRFYANSVCSPTRASIMTGQSSARHRTTQWIRLTGRNGGSHDPADWNWSGLGKDNVTLARLLQSAGYRTIHCGKGHFAPFNHEGSNPKDIGFDVNIGGGSIGRPSSYYGEEGYGHIRGTSKIHAVPGLEAYRGTKTYLTEALTLELKKEISAAVEAKKPFFAYMSHYALHSPFQADPRFKDRYAGIQGRSKREVAYATMAEGIDKSLGDLMRHIESLGVAEDTLVVFLGDNGSDAPMGNSHGHTSSAPLRGKKATHYEGGMRVPFIAAWAQPSEDAQIQKRFPITQGILEPTDIGTVHDLLPTLLKVTGVEAPEEHVIDGASLWPWFAGIETAQPQRFLMHFPHSHRSSYFTVLIDGHRKLVWHQLNEGDERFELFDLEADPYEKKNLAEDRPALLKEMRGLMAEELMAVDAQAPKGVDIRTALIP; from the coding sequence ATGATACAGAGACACCTGATTTGCCTCCTAGTGGCATTGGGCTTTGCCCAGGCAGATGTTAGCCGCCCCAATATACTCCTCGTTTTGATCGACGATATGGGGCCCATGGATACCTCAGTTCCCTTTTTGGCCGACAGCGAAGGTCAGCCTGTAAAACATCCGCTGAATCAATTCTACCACACGCCCGAAATGGAAAAGCTGGCGGCGCAGGGCTTTCGCAGCAGCCGATTCTACGCCAACAGCGTATGCTCCCCCACCCGGGCCTCGATCATGACGGGCCAGTCCTCGGCCCGTCACCGAACGACCCAGTGGATCCGGCTGACCGGACGCAATGGCGGTTCGCATGATCCGGCGGACTGGAATTGGAGCGGTTTGGGCAAGGATAATGTCACACTGGCAAGATTGCTACAGTCAGCTGGCTACCGAACGATTCATTGCGGCAAAGGACACTTTGCTCCCTTCAACCATGAAGGCTCGAATCCGAAGGATATCGGCTTTGACGTGAATATCGGCGGTGGCTCCATCGGTCGACCATCGAGCTACTACGGTGAGGAAGGCTATGGTCACATTCGAGGCACCAGCAAGATACACGCCGTGCCCGGCCTTGAAGCCTACCGCGGCACCAAAACCTATTTGACGGAAGCGCTGACGCTTGAACTGAAGAAGGAAATTTCCGCCGCGGTTGAGGCCAAAAAACCCTTTTTTGCCTACATGTCGCATTACGCGCTGCACTCTCCCTTTCAAGCGGACCCGCGCTTCAAGGACCGGTATGCGGGCATACAGGGACGCAGCAAGAGAGAGGTAGCCTATGCCACGATGGCCGAGGGAATCGACAAATCTTTGGGCGACTTGATGCGGCACATCGAATCGCTGGGTGTCGCGGAAGATACACTGGTGGTTTTCCTGGGCGACAACGGCTCGGATGCGCCCATGGGAAACTCGCACGGCCACACTTCTTCCGCGCCACTGCGCGGCAAGAAAGCGACCCACTATGAAGGCGGCATGCGGGTGCCCTTTATCGCAGCTTGGGCCCAACCGAGTGAGGATGCCCAGATTCAAAAACGCTTTCCCATCACTCAAGGCATTCTTGAGCCCACCGATATCGGCACCGTCCACGACCTGCTACCGACCCTCCTGAAAGTGACCGGTGTCGAGGCCCCGGAGGAGCACGTTATCGACGGCGCCAGCCTATGGCCCTGGTTTGCCGGCATAGAAACTGCCCAGCCCCAGCGCTTCCTCATGCATTTCCCTCATTCACACCGCAGCAGCTATTTCACTGTCCTGATTGATGGTCACCGCAAGCTGGTTTGGCATCAACTCAATGAAGGCGACGAACGCTTTGAGCTCTTCGATCTCGAGGCGGACCCCTACGAAAAGAAGAATTTGGCAGAAGATCGCCCGGCCCTGCTAAAAGAGATGCGCGGGTTAATGGCCGAGGAACTCATGGCGGTCGATGCACAGGCTCCCAAAGGTGTCGACATCCGGACGGCCCTCATTCCGTAA